The window TGATTAATTTCAGTAAACGGCGGCAACGGAAATCACCGCATGGATTGACCGGGATGTGTCATCGGACTGGTGGGGCGGTGTGTGGGAAGTGTAGTGAGAGAGAGCATTAACCGTATGAAAAAATTAGGCTTGGGAATACAGGCATTATCAGAATTCAAGGATAATGACTTCATCTATGTGGATAAGACTAAGCATATTCACAGGTTGATAGACGATGGAAAATACTATTTTCTTTCCCGTCCCCGGCGCTTCGGCAAATCGCTGCTGATCAATACGCTCAAGGAACTGTTTGAAGGCAACCGCAGGCTCTTTCAGGGCTGTTGGATTGAGGAAAAATGGCATTGGCAGCAAAAAAATCCGGTCATAAAAATAGACTTTACCCAGGTCGAATACCGGGAACTGGGCCTGAAAAAGGCCTTGGATCAATACCTGCTCCGAACGGCGGAGCAGCACAAGGTCAGCTTGGAGGCGGAAACCTATGCACTCGACTATCAAGTTTTTTCTTTTGCCCTTCTCGCCTCCATCTTAACAAACACCCCCCTTGTAGGATAATGAAGGCGTTGCCTCCAGTCTTCCGAGATCCCGCCCACTCATATGTTTGCTGGAAGGAACAAGCTGAAAAAACTCTTTGACTTTTTTGCCTAACTTTTCAAGCTGTTTTCCGGCATTGTCCTGCTGAAGCAGAAACTGGATAAATTCAAGCAATCCTTCCATTTGAGTTCTTCGTCGTAGGCTGCCTACGGTAAACGCAGGCAGTTTGTTATCTATGCGGGCTGCTTGCTCTGGATGAAGAAGGAGGCAGTGGTCGAACAGTAGACTCAGAATCAGGCTTCGGCTTGATCCCTTCTCGTCAAACTGTCGGGCCTCCTGCCCCCAACCCTCGTAAAGCTTCCAGTCCTCAAAGAAAACCTCCACAAGCCATCTCAAGGTGTAGGCTCGAATAATATCCTCTGTTCGCCAGCTCATATCAGTGGCAACGAGATAACGGTAGTTCCTTTCATCTTCATATTTAACAGCAATAACAAAGCGTTTTTTACCATGCGCTTTAACATGGAGGCGAGCACTGGCCACAGTCATTGTAATTTCTTCACCGCCCCGGACACGCACTTTACGTATTGTCCCTTTGCAGGTTACATTAAAAAAATCAGACAGATTCTTCTTTCGCCCTCGGTAATATATAATTTGGTTGGAATGAAGCTGACTTATAACCTGGCTTGTACCGAGTATGCTGCACCCCTTATCCATGAAATCACCGGTTCCGTACAAGGCATCGGCCAGCAGGCATTGTACAGAGATTTCCGGGTGATTTTGTTTGAATTCTTTAATTCTACTTTGGCAATCATAACTTCTTGATCTATCTGTAAAAATGACTTGAAATATCCCCGGAAAGTTGTATCCTTCATCAGGAGCAGTTTGATTGCTTTTTGAGCATACTGACTCCTAATAACAGCTGTCAAAAAACAACACCCACAGTCAATCGCCCTGATGATAACTTTATTATTTCTATGAACTCTCCTTGCCCCGAAAAAGAAAATCCCCATGAAAGATTCCTTGAGCTGACAGACATCTCCCGGCAACTTGTGTCATTTCACGAAAGATATCAGCAGCTTTTCAGGAGACATACGGTAAGTTTGTCAGAGAACTGATTTAAACTTTTCATATGAGGATTTAATTGCCTTGATATTATTTGTTATAGTTATCCAGAGAAGCAAATACTTCAAGGAGGATGACTATGAGCAAAATACCGACAAATCTGACACCGGCAGAGTTTGAAGAATACGTTGATCCTTATCTAAGTAAGGCGAAACGAGGATACACATGCTCTATCCCTTTGTATAAAATTTTTAACTATATACTTTACTTTCTGCACACCGGTTGTCAATGGGAAATGATTCCCATCGATAAAGATCCAAATGATCCCGATAAACAGGAGATCAGCTGGCAGGCTATTTACCATCATTTTCGAAAATGGTCTAATGACGGCAGTTTGAAAAAATTATGGAATGAGAGTGTCGAGAGCATCAGGTCACTTCTTAATCTGTCAGAGCTGAACTTGGACGGAACCCATACTATAGCCAAAAAAGGAGGTAAATCAGCTAAGTACCAAGGGAGGAAAAAGGCTAAAACAACCAATATCCTGCCCCTTTTGGATAAAAACGGTTATCCAATTGCTTCGACGGAAATCATTGCGGGCAATCATAATGATGCATTCGAGCTTGAAAAGAATATACGTTATCTTTTCAAAGAGATGAAGCACAGAAAACTGCCGATCTTCGGTTCTTATTTTAATGCAGATTCAGCATTTGACACCAAAGGAGCCCGGAAAGTCTGTTTCAATAACGGTGTCATACCGAATATAGCTGAAAATAAACGTGGGCGTAAAAAGCCGAAAAGAGGACGCAAAAGGCTTTTTAACGAAAAAATATATAAAAACCGATTTGGTACCGAACGAACATGGGCATGGGTTGATAAATTCAAACGCCTGCTCATACGTTTTGAACGGAATGACACATATTTTTTCGGACTTCACTGCATTGCTTTTTCGATGATTAACCTCCGAAGTCTAATCGGAAAAAAAGTTTAAATCAGTCCAGATAAAGCATTCCAGTACCTGAAAGGTTTATTCCAGTCTGACAAAAAAACATGGAACGTATGGAGGAAAAGGTTCCGGGTGCTAAATATGATCCCCTCCAATATTTTCTTTCCGACTCGAACTGGGATTGGCACCCTGTAAATGATCAACTAGCTAAAGATGCGGATAAACTATTAGGAGGAAGGAAGGATAGCGCTCTTCTTATTGATGAATGCGGAATACCCAAAAAGGGGAAGATGTCTGTCGGGGTTTCTCGTCAATGGTGCGGGCAGCTTGGTAAAAACGACAATTGTCAGGTAGCAGTGTTCGCAACGTTGGGGTATGGTCGTTTTTCCATGCCGATTGACTATCGGCTGTATTTGCCGAAAAGCTGGACAAATGACGAGGAACGTTGTCTTAGGGCCAAGGTTCCTGCCGACAAAATTGTTTTCCAAACAAAGCATGAACAGGCTCTTGATATGGTCTTCCATGCGAGAAAGAATGGAGTTCGTTTTAACTGGGTGGGTTGTGATGGTTTTTACGGAAAAAATTCCAAATTTCTTCGGGTGCTTGAGGATAACGATGAAACATTCATGGCAGATGTTCATAAAAATCAGCTAGTTTATCTCGAAAATCCAAATCCTGAAGTCCCAGAAGCAAAATCGAACAAAGGAAAATGCCCAAGCAAGCTCAAAGCACAAGAGCAGGATATACGTGTTGACGAATGGGTCAAGCAACAGCCTGATAATGCCTGGAAACGAACGAAAGTTCGGAAAACTACCAAAGGCCATCTCATTGTGGATATTCTGCATAGGGAAGTTTGGTTATGGGACGGTGAAGAGGCTGAAGCGAGGAAATGGCATTTAGTTGTCAGGCGTGAGATTAACTCCCCAGGGGAAATCAAATACAGCCTGAGTAATGCGCCAAGTAATACGTCAACAAGACGACTTGCGTATATGCAAGCTCAACGGTATTGGGTTGAACGACCATTTCAGGATGCAAAAAATGAATGTGGGATGGGTGATTATCAGGCTCGGGGATGGCTGGCCTGGCATCATCATATGACTATGGTTATGATGGCCATGTTGTTCATGGTCGAGCAACGATTGCACCACCAAGTCGGTGTTCCGTTATTGAGCTGTACTGATATAACGACATTACTCAAGTCAATTCTACCACGTCGAGATGTGGGCGAAGATGAAATTATAAGGCAGCTTCGTGAACGACATAGAAAGAGGCAGGCTTCAATAGATTTCGCATGCGAAAAACAACGGAATAGTGATTTGTTACCACAGCCTTTGTGAGTGCCAAAGTAGAATTAAGCAGCTCCAGTGCCAGGCTCTGTTTTGTCGGATATTCTGGATCAGGATCGGGGCTCACTGGTCTTTTCTCCTTTGGAACCCCTTTCTTGCGAAGTTTTTTATCCTCTTTCTTCCAGGCAGTTTGAACAGGGTCGGGCATATAGAATTTGAAACCAACCGGAAAAGTAATGCTGTCCGTCACCAGAAGTAAGAGAACAACAGTTTGACCATTAACGTAACCACCTGTTTTCTTATCTTTCTGTTTGTATGCCTTATGGATCCTTTTTGTTTTTTTACAACGGGCCCGGTCCAGCTCATCCAACACAGCAATGCCTTCTTTTATATCGTATTGTCGCAAAACAAGCTTGACACTTGCGATCAGCAGATGACCCCAGAATATTTTGCCGTGACGAAACATCCACGAAAGAGCGGCTTTTTTATATCCGCCAAAACCGGCACGTTCAAAGCTCGCCCAGTTTATAGAGTTCATCATCAATATGCCGAAGATACAAAATGATAGCCATTTTCTCTGAATACGGGAAAGTCCGGCTTCAGGGTCATGTTTTTTCAAACTGCTGTCAAGCTCATCGACAAATGTTTTAATAAATGCAGGGGAATCGTGAAGTATGATAAGGCAATGTCATGTAAAAAGTTAATGGGATAAATGAAGAAATCCATCAACTATAACAGTTCATGCCCAACGTTGCCTAACTTTAAAAACTTGATAGTCGAGATGCAGGGAAATTCCTGGAACTGATCACGACATTGGGGGGAAAATCAGGCACGGTTATCCTGATTGATGAGTATGACAAGCCCATTATTGATTATCTTGAGGCGTCAAACATAGAGCAGGCCGAAGAAAACCGGGAAATTCTCAAAACCTTGTACGCCGGGGTAAAGGGGCTGGATGAGCATATCCGTTTTTTTCTGCTCACCGGTGTTTCCAAGTTCAGCCGGGTCTCGATTTTCAGCGATCTCAACCACCTCAGAGACCTGAGCATTTCAGAAAGCGGTGCCGGGCTGCTCGGCTATACCGAGCAGGAAATTCGGGACAATTATCACCCCTATCTTGAGCAACTGGCTGACAGCTTCGATACCACGCAAGACAGAATCATGGAGCAGATCAAGACCTGGTATAACGGCTACTCCTGGGACGGCAGAACCTTTGTTTATAACCCCTATTCGACCCTGAGTCTTCTCTCCTCAAGGGCCTTTAAAAACTTCTGGTTTGAGACCGGCACCCCGACCTTTCTGACCCAACATATCAAGGAATCAGGGGTAAAGATCAATGAATCGTTGAATAAACCAGTAAGAGAAAATGCCTTTAACGCCTATGATATCGACAATCTCAACACCACCGCTATTCTGTTTCAGACCGGTTATCTGACCATCAAGCAATGGGACCGGCTGGAAAATACCTATGTGCTGGATTTCCCCAACCGGGAAGTGAAGGAATCGTTTCTTGATTTTATGGTGAAAAACTACGCTGACAGCTCTGCCGAAGAGATGGGGCATATTGTCGCGGTGCTGACTGAGGCCCTACGGGTAAACGATATCTGCCGGTTTTTTGAGGCCATGCAGGCCCTGTTCAGCTCCATCACGGCAAAACAGCTGGAAAAAGTAAAGGCATACGAGGGGTTTTATCATTCGATCATCTATATCACCCTGAAGATGCTCGGGGTTCGGATCGACTGCGAGGTGCAGTCCAGCTTCGGGGCCACTGATGCGGTGATCAAAAACGACGAGTATATTTACGTTATTGAATTCAAAATGGGAACCGCTGAGGAGGCCCTGCGGCAGATTACAGAAAAACGCTCTAACGCTCCGTTTGCCGCTGACGGGCGGGCGGTTATCATGGTCGGGATCGGTATTGATAAAGGAGTGCGGAATTTGACGGATTTTGTGACGGGGACTGCGGATCGGGGTGGAGAGAGAGAAAGATAAAAGGGTCGGTTTGAAACAAACGTGGTCTATCCAACTTTTACCATCCTCTTTTACCCTAACATTTTTTGTCAGGGTTCACACTATTTCAAAAATCCCCTTGCGGTA is drawn from Candidatus Electrothrix aestuarii and contains these coding sequences:
- a CDS encoding AAA family ATPase, encoding MGGKSGTVILIDEYDKPIIDYLEASNIEQAEENREILKTLYAGVKGLDEHIRFFLLTGVSKFSRVSIFSDLNHLRDLSISESGAGLLGYTEQEIRDNYHPYLEQLADSFDTTQDRIMEQIKTWYNGYSWDGRTFVYNPYSTLSLLSSRAFKNFWFETGTPTFLTQHIKESGVKINESLNKPVRENAFNAYDIDNLNTTAILFQTGYLTIKQWDRLENTYVLDFPNREVKESFLDFMVKNYADSSAEEMGHIVAVLTEALRVNDICRFFEAMQALFSSITAKQLEKVKAYEGFYHSIIYITLKMLGVRIDCEVQSSFGATDAVIKNDEYIYVIEFKMGTAEEALRQITEKRSNAPFAADGRAVIMVGIGIDKGVRNLTDFVTGTADRGGERER
- a CDS encoding AAA family ATPase yields the protein MKKLGLGIQALSEFKDNDFIYVDKTKHIHRLIDDGKYYFLSRPRRFGKSLLINTLKELFEGNRRLFQGCWIEEKWHWQQKNPVIKIDFTQVEYRELGLKKALDQYLLRTAEQHKVSLEAETYALDYQVFSFALLASILTNTPLVG
- a CDS encoding IS5 family transposase; the protein is MSKIPTNLTPAEFEEYVDPYLSKAKRGYTCSIPLYKIFNYILYFLHTGCQWEMIPIDKDPNDPDKQEISWQAIYHHFRKWSNDGSLKKLWNESVESIRSLLNLSELNLDGTHTIAKKGGKSAKYQGRKKAKTTNILPLLDKNGYPIASTEIIAGNHNDAFELEKNIRYLFKEMKHRKLPIFGSYFNADSAFDTKGARKVCFNNGVIPNIAENKRGRKKPKRGRKRLFNEKIYKNRFGTERTWAWVDKFKRLLIRFERNDTYFFGLHCIAFSMINLRSLIGKKV
- a CDS encoding IS701 family transposase — its product is MERMEEKVPGAKYDPLQYFLSDSNWDWHPVNDQLAKDADKLLGGRKDSALLIDECGIPKKGKMSVGVSRQWCGQLGKNDNCQVAVFATLGYGRFSMPIDYRLYLPKSWTNDEERCLRAKVPADKIVFQTKHEQALDMVFHARKNGVRFNWVGCDGFYGKNSKFLRVLEDNDETFMADVHKNQLVYLENPNPEVPEAKSNKGKCPSKLKAQEQDIRVDEWVKQQPDNAWKRTKVRKTTKGHLIVDILHREVWLWDGEEAEARKWHLVVRREINSPGEIKYSLSNAPSNTSTRRLAYMQAQRYWVERPFQDAKNECGMGDYQARGWLAWHHHMTMVMMAMLFMVEQRLHHQVGVPLLSCTDITTLLKSILPRRDVGEDEIIRQLRERHRKRQASIDFACEKQRNSDLLPQPL